The nucleotide window CGAGCCGGGCGAAGACACTCCCGCGAGCGCCGTCGCCGACGCGCTCCGGGACGCCGGCTTCACCGTGGCCGTCGGCGACGGTGAGGCGGCAGTCGAGGGGGTGGCGACGGCGGAGATCGGCAGCGCGGTGACGGCGTTGGACGACGCCGGGGTCGCCTACGGCGCGCTGACGTGGACGGAGCCGGGACTGGAAGACGCTTACCTCCGGCTCACGGGCGAGACGTTCGAGGGCCACCACCAGCCCGGGGCGAGCGTCGTCACGGGGGACGGCGACCGCGAGGAACCGGAGGTGGAGGCGTGAGCCGTCTGGGTCGGATCCGGGCGGAGGCGACGGCCGCGACGCGGTCGTTCCTCCGACGGAAGACGGCGGTGTTCTTCACCTTCTTCTTCCCGGTGATCCTGGTGGTCGTGTTCGGCGCGCTCGTCCGGACTCGCCCCGGCGGTGGGGGGCTGTTCACCGCCCCGCCGGCGTACTACGTCCCGGGCTACCTCGCTACGGTCGTCCTGTTCACGCCGTTGTCCCGGATCGGGTCGGAGATCGCCCGTCACCGCGACGACCACCGGTTCGAGAAGCTGGCGACCACGCCCCTGTCCCGCGCGGAGTGGCTGGCCGCCCACACGCTCGTCAACCTCGGCGTGATCGGCGTCGCGGCCGGGCTCATCCTGGGGCTCGTCCTGTCGTTGACGGGCGCACAGATCCCGGTGTCCCCGGCGCTCGTGTTGCTCGTCCCGTTCGTCGTGCTCGCGGTCGTGTTGTTCTGTGGGTTCGGGGCCGTGCTCGGCCGGGTCGCCGACTCGCAGGACGGCGTGATCGCCGCCTCCAACACCGTGGCGCTCCCGCTGCTGTTCCTGTCGGACACGTTCGTGACGCCGTCGCTGCTGCCCTCGTGGTTCGGCACCGTTGAGTTCCTCTCTCCGCTCACCTACTTCGCCCGCGGCGTCCGGACGGTGACGTTCGTGCCGACC belongs to Halobaculum sp. MBLA0143 and includes:
- a CDS encoding ABC transporter permease; protein product: MSRLGRIRAEATAATRSFLRRKTAVFFTFFFPVILVVVFGALVRTRPGGGGLFTAPPAYYVPGYLATVVLFTPLSRIGSEIARHRDDHRFEKLATTPLSRAEWLAAHTLVNLGVIGVAAGLILGLVLSLTGAQIPVSPALVLLVPFVVLAVVLFCGFGAVLGRVADSQDGVIAASNTVALPLLFLSDTFVTPSLLPSWFGTVEFLSPLTYFARGVRTVTFVPTGTGLPAPPLGTTGNLAVLTALAVVAFAAGAVAVPRTE